From the Lathyrus oleraceus cultivar Zhongwan6 chromosome 4, CAAS_Psat_ZW6_1.0, whole genome shotgun sequence genome, one window contains:
- the LOC127076838 gene encoding uncharacterized protein LOC127076838, with translation MDPCSFVRVLVGNLAIKSPASSNPSFSGKVHPSSSPCYCKIKLRGVDSPPCHVATVPLISESETHPHSLAASFDFPKSQLSNIKNPFIKISVYKTRTNPSCVFNSSKLLGQISIPLDLTLSESRPCSFHNGWVALTKSNNNKTETQTQAQLLHLTIRSEPDPRFIFRFDGEPECSPQVFQVKGDVKQPVFTCKFSFRDRNPVQFHAANHPMVADRKGWSITIHDLSGSPVACASMVTPFVPSPGSQRVSKSNPGAWLIIRPDGDGTWKPWGRLEAWREPGNSNDVGYRFDVLPATADPVTLAACTINSQHGGKFTIDVTPGVTPASTPHGSWDLGSGTSSRPGSGSGSDFSLENQFFYRGFVMSARFDGEKKCSKPEVEVGVKHVTCAEDAAAFVALAAAMDLSMDACKSFSQKLRKELRQ, from the coding sequence ATGGATCCGTGCTCCTTCGTACGGGTCCTCGTCGGAAACCTAGCAATCAAATCTCCGGCATCCTCAAATCCATCTTTCTCCGGCAAAGTTCACCCTTCCAGTTCGCCATGCTACTGCAAAATCAAACTCAGAGGCGTCGATTCACCACCGTGCCACGTGGCAACCGTTCCTCTAATTTCAGAATCAGAAACTCACCCTCACTCTCTCGCCGCTAGCTTCGATTTCCCCAAATCGCAACTCTCCAATATTAAAAACCCTTTCATCAAAATCTCCGTCTACAAAACACGAACAAATCCTTCATGCGTTTTCAATTCCTCCAAATTATTAGGTCAAATTTCAATTCCACTAGATCTCACCTTATCGGAATCACGACCTTGCTCTTTTCATAACGGTTGGGTTGCTCTAACCAaaagcaacaacaacaaaaccGAAACTCAAACTCAAGCTCAGTTATTGCATTTAACTATCCGGTCCGAACCGGATCCGCGATTCATTTTTCGGTTCGACGGTGAACCAGAGTGTAGTCCACAGGTTTTCCAAGTCAAAGGAGACGTTAAACAACCAGTTTTCACTTGCAAGTTCAGTTTCAGAGATAGAAACCCGGTTCAATTTCATGCTGCTAATCATCCTATGGTAGCGGATCGAAAAGGATGGTCTATTACGATACACGATTTATCCGGTTCACCGGTTGCGTGTGCGTCGATGGTTACTCCGTTTGTTCCCTCACCCGGTTCACAACGGGTCAGTAAATCCAACCCGGGAGCTTGGCTTATTATCCGACCCGATGGTGATGGTACATGGAAGCCATGGGGTCGGCTCGAGGCTTGGCGTGAGCCTGGTAACTCAAACGACGTCGGTTACCGTTTCGACGTTCTTCCGGCCACCGCTGATCCTGTTACTCTCGCCGCGTGTACTATTAATTCACAGCACGGAGGTAAATTCACTATTGATGTTACGCCCGGTGTTACTCCGGCGAGTACTCCACATGGAAGCTGGGATCTCGGATCAGGAACGAGTTCAAGACCTGGATCTGGATCCGGTTCGGATTTCTCACTAGAGAATCAGTTTTTCTACCGAGGGTTTGTGATGTCAGCGAGGTTTGACGGAGAAAAAAAGTGTAGTAAACCGGAGGTGGAGGTTGGTGTGAAGCACGTGACTTGTGCGGAGGATGCTGCGGCGTTTGTTGCACTTGCAGCTGCCATGGATTTGAGCATGGATGCGTGCAAATCATTCTCTCAGAAACTCCGAAAAGAGTTGCGGCAGTAG